The proteins below are encoded in one region of Hordeum vulgare subsp. vulgare chromosome 3H, MorexV3_pseudomolecules_assembly, whole genome shotgun sequence:
- the LOC123443261 gene encoding auxin-responsive protein IAA3-like isoform X1: protein MSPPLQLDYIGLSAAAGGRADDDLKGTELRLGLPGCESPDRRPVAATTTLELLPAKGAKRGFSDEVLPPAPSAAGGKGKETSGDEKDKKVAAPPQPAAKAQVVGWPPIRSYRKNTMATTTNQLKSSKEDSDAKQGQEFLYVKVSMDGAPYLRKVDLKTYKNYKDLSLGLEKMFIGFSTGKDGVSENRKDGEYVLTYEDKDGDWMLVGDVPWEMFTESCRRLRVMKGSDAVGLAVPRAGDKSKNKN, encoded by the exons ATGTCGCCGCCTCTCCAACTCGACTACATAGGCCTCTCGGCCGCCGCCGGCGGCCGCGCGGACGACGACCTGAAAGGCACCGAGCTCCGCCTCGGACTTCCCGGCTGCGAGTCGCCGGACCGCCGCCcggtcgccgccaccaccacacTGGAGCTTCTGCCCGCCAAGGGCGCCAAGCGAGGGTTCTCGGACGAGGTCCTGCCGCCTGCGCCGTCTGCCGCCGGCGGGAAAGGCAAGGAGACGTCCGGGgatgagaaggacaagaaggtcgCCGCACCGCCGCAGCCTGCTGCCAA GGCTCAGGTGGTGGGATGGCCACCAATCCGCAGCTACCGCAAGAACACGATGGCAACCACCACCAACCAGCTGAAGAGCAGCAAGGAGGATTCTGACGCGAAGCAGGGGCAAGAGTTTCTGTATGTCAAAGTCAGCATGGATGGCGCGCCTTACCTGAGGAAGGTTGACCTCAAGACATACAAGAACTATAAGGACCTGTCTCTGGGGCTAGAGAAAATGTTCATTGGCTTCAGCACCG GTAAAGATGGTGTATCTGAGAACAGAAAGGATGGTGAATACGTGCTGACCTACGAAGACAAGGACGGAGACTGGATGCTGGTTGGTGACGTCCCATGGGA GATGTTCACCGAGTCTTGCCGAAGGCTGAGGGTCATGAAAGGTTCAGATGCAGTTGGACTTG CAGTTCCAAGGGCAGGGGATAAGTCCAAGAATAAGAACTAA
- the LOC123443261 gene encoding auxin-responsive protein IAA3-like isoform X2 — MSPPLQLDYIGLSAAAGGRADDDLKGTELRLGLPGCESPDRRPVAATTTLELLPAKGAKRGFSDEVLPPAPSAAGGKGKETSGDEKDKKVAAPPQPAAKAQVVGWPPIRSYRKNTMATTTNQLKSSKEDSDAKQGQEFLYVKVSMDGAPYLRKVDLKTYKNYKDLSLGLEKMFIGFSTGKDGVSENRKDGEYVLTYEDKDGDWMLVGDVPWEMFTESCRRLRVMKGSDAVGLVPRAGDKSKNKN; from the exons ATGTCGCCGCCTCTCCAACTCGACTACATAGGCCTCTCGGCCGCCGCCGGCGGCCGCGCGGACGACGACCTGAAAGGCACCGAGCTCCGCCTCGGACTTCCCGGCTGCGAGTCGCCGGACCGCCGCCcggtcgccgccaccaccacacTGGAGCTTCTGCCCGCCAAGGGCGCCAAGCGAGGGTTCTCGGACGAGGTCCTGCCGCCTGCGCCGTCTGCCGCCGGCGGGAAAGGCAAGGAGACGTCCGGGgatgagaaggacaagaaggtcgCCGCACCGCCGCAGCCTGCTGCCAA GGCTCAGGTGGTGGGATGGCCACCAATCCGCAGCTACCGCAAGAACACGATGGCAACCACCACCAACCAGCTGAAGAGCAGCAAGGAGGATTCTGACGCGAAGCAGGGGCAAGAGTTTCTGTATGTCAAAGTCAGCATGGATGGCGCGCCTTACCTGAGGAAGGTTGACCTCAAGACATACAAGAACTATAAGGACCTGTCTCTGGGGCTAGAGAAAATGTTCATTGGCTTCAGCACCG GTAAAGATGGTGTATCTGAGAACAGAAAGGATGGTGAATACGTGCTGACCTACGAAGACAAGGACGGAGACTGGATGCTGGTTGGTGACGTCCCATGGGA GATGTTCACCGAGTCTTGCCGAAGGCTGAGGGTCATGAAAGGTTCAGATGCAGTTGGACTTG TTCCAAGGGCAGGGGATAAGTCCAAGAATAAGAACTAA